Proteins encoded together in one Pontiella desulfatans window:
- a CDS encoding family 78 glycoside hydrolase catalytic domain, translating to MKLQACLLFLCCALSAVATTDWKAQWIWMPEAETSDMMLARKTFDLSEVPGNASLSITAGSRYELFVNGNSVAQGPARCAPHDQSYDVHALSHVLQVGKNVIAVRVHHQRDTVSYYNATRGGLLAQLDGLEVQTDSSWRVSADNSWNRSSPVMARFHYEVCDDVDLRNIPNDWNTAEFDDSGWETARVLQRETGWPSPQANEQPGHLIPPWTSLEERELPYLKTRIVDGGTPLAEPVPVPSAKGRPVKVYDLGEVCYGNPMLELRAKAGTEVEVICAPYLLDGKIKSPIAASRYIDRIICSGERDQWTAFYAKPVRWLAVVGDVEVHYAGVRCADYPFEEQGTFQCPEKPELEAIWKASAKTVKVCTSDAYTDNYRERRQYAQTAWYACLGNYAVFGDTALQRRYLVQIAQEQLPNGIMPAYAPYHGGDFMVILDSNCFWIRGLHQYLLYSGDDQTVRDLLPAARRLMGLLSSYSHESELIESPPYPYWLDHAVQDRRGANFCLNAHYLGAVEDFAQVLNWLAEPDAGLYTDRAVQMREGLKEFWDAERQAFADASINGERSTLFSEHADAMALAMKIATPEQSVAVASRILQAGKSDFVKHTDGTTMVTPAMSYFLHTGLCEAGKTVESMALLQERFKHMLEPGTNGTLWEEWWLDATGRSGTLRPFPAGRSDAQTESAFPPALFVRYLLGIEPVAPGMRKVLIHPVPAGLNCKGAIPTPSGLLEVEWNGSEVTVSAPHGIDVQLAPECPEGTILN from the coding sequence ATGAAGTTGCAAGCCTGTTTACTGTTTCTCTGCTGCGCATTATCCGCTGTTGCAACAACAGATTGGAAGGCGCAGTGGATCTGGATGCCGGAGGCGGAAACCTCCGACATGATGCTGGCGCGAAAGACCTTCGACCTTTCAGAGGTTCCGGGCAATGCGTCACTGTCCATTACGGCTGGGTCGAGGTATGAACTGTTTGTGAATGGAAACTCCGTTGCGCAGGGGCCGGCCCGATGCGCTCCGCACGATCAGTCGTACGACGTGCATGCGCTATCCCATGTTCTTCAGGTCGGAAAAAATGTGATTGCGGTGCGGGTGCATCATCAGCGCGATACCGTTTCATACTATAATGCAACCCGGGGAGGGCTGTTGGCACAGCTGGACGGACTGGAGGTGCAGACGGATTCGAGCTGGCGGGTTTCCGCGGATAATAGCTGGAACCGTTCATCGCCGGTCATGGCCCGGTTTCATTATGAAGTTTGTGACGATGTCGACCTGCGGAATATTCCCAATGACTGGAACACCGCCGAGTTTGATGACAGCGGGTGGGAAACTGCACGCGTGCTGCAACGTGAGACCGGTTGGCCGAGCCCGCAGGCGAACGAGCAACCCGGCCATCTGATACCGCCTTGGACCTCCTTGGAGGAACGGGAACTTCCGTATTTGAAAACCCGCATCGTCGATGGCGGTACGCCGCTGGCCGAGCCGGTGCCGGTTCCCTCGGCCAAAGGACGTCCGGTAAAAGTCTATGATCTGGGTGAAGTCTGTTATGGCAATCCGATGCTGGAGCTCCGGGCCAAAGCGGGAACGGAGGTTGAAGTGATATGCGCACCGTATCTTCTCGATGGCAAAATCAAGTCGCCGATTGCGGCCTCCAGATACATTGACCGGATCATCTGTTCCGGAGAGCGGGATCAGTGGACAGCGTTTTATGCGAAACCGGTTCGCTGGCTGGCGGTGGTGGGCGACGTTGAGGTTCATTATGCCGGCGTTCGCTGCGCAGATTATCCTTTCGAAGAGCAAGGAACTTTCCAATGTCCGGAAAAACCGGAACTCGAGGCAATATGGAAGGCGTCGGCAAAAACGGTGAAGGTCTGCACGTCGGATGCCTATACCGATAACTACCGGGAGCGGCGTCAGTATGCACAGACCGCCTGGTATGCGTGTTTGGGGAACTATGCTGTCTTTGGTGACACCGCGCTGCAACGCCGGTATCTGGTTCAGATTGCTCAGGAGCAACTGCCGAATGGGATTATGCCGGCCTATGCCCCGTACCATGGCGGCGACTTTATGGTGATTCTGGATTCCAACTGTTTCTGGATTCGGGGACTGCATCAGTATCTGCTTTATTCGGGAGATGATCAGACGGTGCGTGATCTATTGCCGGCCGCCCGCCGATTGATGGGGCTGCTCAGCAGTTATTCCCATGAATCCGAATTGATCGAGAGCCCTCCATACCCTTATTGGCTGGACCATGCGGTACAGGACCGGCGCGGTGCGAATTTCTGCCTTAATGCGCATTATCTGGGTGCGGTTGAGGATTTTGCACAGGTGCTGAATTGGCTGGCTGAACCGGATGCCGGGCTCTATACCGATCGCGCGGTGCAGATGCGTGAGGGGTTGAAAGAATTCTGGGACGCCGAGCGGCAGGCGTTCGCCGATGCGTCGATAAATGGTGAACGCTCTACGTTGTTCAGCGAACATGCCGATGCAATGGCGCTGGCTATGAAAATTGCAACACCGGAACAGTCCGTTGCTGTTGCTTCCCGCATCCTGCAGGCCGGGAAGAGTGATTTTGTAAAACATACCGACGGGACCACCATGGTGACTCCCGCCATGTCCTATTTCCTGCACACCGGGCTGTGCGAAGCCGGGAAAACGGTAGAATCTATGGCCTTACTGCAGGAGCGGTTCAAGCATATGCTGGAGCCCGGAACAAACGGCACCTTGTGGGAAGAGTGGTGGCTGGATGCCACCGGGCGCTCGGGCACGCTAAGGCCGTTTCCTGCCGGCCGAAGCGATGCTCAGACGGAAAGTGCATTTCCACCGGCTTTGTTTGTCCGCTACCTGTTGGGCATAGAGCCGGTCGCCCCGGGCATGCGGAAGGTGCTGATTCATCCGGTACCCGCCGGGCTCAATTGCAAGGGGGCGATTCCGACTCCGTCCGGATTGCTGGAAGTGGAATGGAACGGTTCGGAGGTGACGGTATCGGCTCCGCATGGAATTGATGTTCAGCTCGCGCCGGAATGTCCCGAAGGAACGATTTTGAATTAA
- a CDS encoding glycoside hydrolase family 16 protein — MVLTVGLRAHGGWTELTNDDFESGFGSWVDGGNDAALSATHAIGTQCLNLQDNSGAASSAWLSSSLDLQTYARLKVEFTCVTVDFSGVENFLVEFSEDGGSSWEIAGDYVHGTDFSNGVRENPVLTITDTTYNFTSNVNIRIRCDAGGNNKDVFIDNVVLSADVGDSDADGLPDTWEVEQFGNLTASDGGNDNYDGDPSSDLEECAAGTSATNPASFFHTPLTLTGSGTFDVSIDTVSNRTYVLEVSDELSPSNDWTYSESIGPILSNRTVTLSGEAPGITQAQTVIGSWYAFDANTSRHTEAADTNATGWAASLITSTLGSDTTNTWQSNDLIAGDTGPVVPDTGDSGLRSNAANENNKTITFTFTNTSGMDIALSAFHYDYRKEAFGEDLSNQTEDWANIDLIAISNVTGAADGSIVHSRAIGTGNYAWLDVDASLAGLSIANGATASFELYLTLTIANSGTKPGWGRNAKFDNLAMVGSKVSGDPDSLFGRVQVSEARFEDPSARYVPGGYSFVWGDHFGNNALDPDKWFVGMRDPVSGNLIPGADGDYLLNNKYAGYVTEEDSFVEEGSLILRNQKRSYSGTSPAGTYQYTSGWVASMHRGHLNKGYIEVRAKFPAGDKVWPAIWLVAEDLVWGPEWDLWEYFGYREDVGYDNMGMHLMTGYEQQGNLWPDQDPARWNTGWSKPFDTLYDAEAWHIYGWEWTDTDAKWYIDGNLVRTLDRSSSIDPAAWPDEEMYIILNNGVRTASPDTTTTWPNRLQIDYIEVYQ; from the coding sequence ATGGTGCTAACAGTCGGATTAAGGGCGCATGGCGGATGGACTGAACTGACCAATGACGATTTTGAATCGGGTTTCGGTAGCTGGGTGGACGGAGGTAACGATGCTGCTTTATCAGCCACGCATGCCATCGGGACGCAGTGCCTGAATCTGCAGGATAATTCAGGCGCCGCTTCCTCAGCATGGTTGAGCAGCAGTCTGGATCTGCAGACCTATGCCCGGCTGAAGGTCGAGTTCACCTGTGTGACGGTCGATTTCAGCGGGGTGGAGAATTTTCTGGTGGAATTCAGTGAGGACGGCGGTTCCTCCTGGGAGATCGCCGGGGATTATGTACATGGAACGGACTTCAGCAACGGGGTCCGCGAAAACCCGGTTCTGACCATTACGGATACAACGTATAACTTTACCTCCAATGTGAACATCCGCATCCGCTGCGATGCCGGTGGCAACAATAAAGATGTCTTTATTGATAACGTGGTTCTCTCCGCTGATGTCGGTGATTCAGATGCGGATGGGCTGCCGGATACGTGGGAGGTGGAGCAGTTCGGGAACCTGACCGCCAGTGACGGGGGCAACGATAACTATGACGGCGATCCCAGTTCCGATCTGGAAGAGTGTGCAGCCGGAACCAGTGCAACCAATCCTGCATCGTTTTTCCATACACCGTTGACCCTTACCGGCAGCGGAACCTTTGATGTGTCCATAGACACTGTTTCCAACCGCACCTATGTGCTGGAAGTCAGCGACGAGCTCTCCCCCTCAAACGACTGGACCTATTCGGAATCGATTGGGCCCATCTTGAGCAATCGTACCGTAACACTCAGCGGTGAAGCTCCTGGAATAACTCAGGCTCAGACCGTGATCGGATCCTGGTATGCATTTGATGCCAACACCTCCCGGCACACTGAAGCGGCGGACACCAATGCAACGGGGTGGGCTGCAAGCCTGATCACCAGCACGTTGGGATCCGATACAACGAATACGTGGCAGTCTAACGACTTAATAGCCGGCGATACCGGCCCGGTTGTTCCGGACACGGGGGATTCCGGCCTGCGTTCCAATGCCGCCAATGAGAACAACAAGACCATAACATTTACGTTTACCAACACCAGCGGCATGGATATCGCTCTGAGTGCATTCCACTACGACTACAGGAAAGAGGCATTTGGCGAGGATTTGTCAAATCAGACCGAAGATTGGGCCAACATTGATCTCATCGCGATATCCAATGTTACAGGAGCTGCCGACGGTTCCATCGTACATTCCCGTGCCATCGGAACGGGCAATTATGCATGGCTTGATGTAGATGCTTCTTTGGCGGGGCTGTCGATTGCGAATGGCGCCACCGCAAGCTTCGAGCTGTACCTGACTCTGACGATCGCAAACAGTGGAACAAAGCCTGGTTGGGGCAGGAATGCGAAATTCGACAATCTTGCCATGGTGGGCAGCAAGGTGTCCGGTGATCCCGACAGCCTTTTCGGAAGGGTGCAGGTTTCTGAAGCACGTTTCGAAGATCCATCCGCCCGGTATGTACCGGGCGGCTATTCCTTTGTCTGGGGGGACCACTTCGGAAACAATGCCCTGGATCCGGATAAATGGTTTGTCGGAATGCGCGATCCGGTTTCGGGAAACCTTATCCCGGGTGCGGACGGCGACTATCTGTTGAATAATAAATATGCCGGCTATGTAACCGAGGAAGACTCGTTTGTGGAAGAGGGTTCGCTGATCCTCCGAAACCAGAAGCGCAGCTATTCCGGGACCAGCCCTGCCGGAACCTATCAGTATACCTCGGGGTGGGTTGCGTCGATGCACCGCGGCCACCTCAATAAAGGCTATATCGAAGTCCGGGCTAAATTTCCGGCGGGCGATAAGGTCTGGCCGGCCATCTGGCTGGTGGCTGAAGATCTCGTGTGGGGCCCGGAATGGGATCTGTGGGAATATTTCGGCTACCGCGAAGACGTCGGATACGACAACATGGGCATGCATCTGATGACGGGCTATGAACAGCAGGGCAATTTGTGGCCGGACCAGGATCCTGCCAGGTGGAATACAGGGTGGAGTAAGCCGTTCGATACCCTTTATGATGCCGAAGCATGGCACATCTACGGCTGGGAGTGGACCGATACCGATGCCAAGTGGTATATCGACGGAAACCTTGTCCGGACCCTGGACAGAAGCTCATCGATCGATCCTGCTGCCTGGCCGGATGAAGAGATGTACATCATCCTCAACAACGGCGTGCGAACCGCGTCGCCCGACACCACGACCACCTGGCCGAACAGGTTACAGATCGACTATATCGAGGTCTATCAGTGA
- a CDS encoding sulfatase family protein — MRFFISPIIFVGLSLGIVAAEKPNVVVIIADDLGYADMSFLPQAPADVKRFGTPGLDKLARTGTYFKNGYGTSPICSPSRAGLITGRYQQRWGNYSYNEGGLPLAEQTIPEALLKAGYTTAKYGKTHLNGGPKKYPTRHGFEESLGFMFHTWDYIRLSQKDVEAYQQRDGFKGNFGCQVVGPLLKATALGTKPEAYEKVSFENSFSTKIFTDKAVEYIRKKKSGRPFYLHIAYNAVHMPTYVVDKKWAEKVGARYVEWNRDAEEWGYPYWEPNRETHQLFHKKWGHMGEIDKDGRRAYLSNLLALDFGVSQILTALEQTGQRENTIVFFISDNGGTINTYANNAPLRGYKYMLGEGGIRVPFIVSMPGSLPQNVVNEKAIISTMDIFPTILDLAGEDIPGNLDGRSLLPVLMGEREDHHPYLAWALNRDRWVLRMGPWKLTNGAGWRHRDFEFNEQGDVVGAAKDFTYSNEPQLFNLENDIGETANLIDQYPEVVAEMREQYRNWDQQMPGPLTPEGKPKKKKK; from the coding sequence ATGAGATTTTTTATTTCCCCTATTATTTTTGTCGGCCTGTCCTTGGGGATAGTTGCCGCGGAAAAACCGAATGTTGTGGTGATTATCGCCGACGATTTGGGGTATGCCGATATGTCGTTTCTGCCTCAGGCTCCGGCCGATGTGAAACGGTTCGGCACGCCCGGGCTGGATAAGCTGGCTCGAACGGGAACCTACTTTAAAAACGGCTATGGCACCTCTCCGATCTGCAGTCCGTCGCGTGCCGGTCTGATTACGGGGCGCTATCAGCAACGGTGGGGCAATTATTCCTATAACGAGGGCGGCTTGCCTTTAGCGGAGCAGACCATACCTGAAGCACTGTTGAAGGCGGGATATACAACGGCAAAATACGGCAAGACGCATTTAAACGGCGGACCTAAGAAATATCCAACCCGGCACGGGTTTGAAGAGTCGCTGGGATTTATGTTCCATACATGGGATTACATCCGGCTGAGCCAGAAAGATGTTGAGGCCTATCAGCAGCGAGACGGGTTTAAGGGTAATTTCGGTTGTCAGGTCGTTGGACCGCTACTGAAGGCAACAGCCTTGGGAACGAAGCCGGAAGCGTATGAAAAGGTTTCTTTTGAAAACAGTTTCAGCACAAAGATCTTCACCGATAAGGCGGTTGAATACATCAGGAAGAAAAAGTCGGGCCGCCCTTTTTATCTTCACATCGCCTACAACGCCGTCCATATGCCGACTTATGTTGTCGATAAAAAATGGGCGGAGAAGGTTGGCGCACGTTATGTGGAATGGAACCGTGATGCCGAAGAATGGGGCTATCCGTATTGGGAGCCTAATCGTGAAACCCATCAGTTGTTTCATAAGAAATGGGGGCACATGGGTGAGATTGATAAAGATGGCCGCCGTGCTTATCTTTCGAATCTGCTCGCGCTCGACTTTGGAGTGTCTCAAATCCTGACGGCCCTGGAGCAGACCGGACAACGGGAAAACACCATCGTCTTCTTTATCTCGGACAATGGCGGAACCATCAACACCTATGCCAATAATGCTCCGCTGCGTGGTTATAAATATATGCTGGGCGAAGGCGGCATCCGGGTGCCCTTCATCGTTTCCATGCCTGGATCCCTGCCTCAGAATGTGGTGAATGAAAAAGCGATCATCTCTACGATGGATATCTTCCCGACCATTCTTGATTTAGCCGGGGAAGACATTCCCGGAAATCTGGATGGCAGGAGCCTGCTGCCGGTCCTTATGGGGGAAAGGGAAGATCATCACCCGTATCTGGCCTGGGCGCTGAACCGTGACCGCTGGGTGCTGCGGATGGGCCCATGGAAGCTGACCAACGGGGCTGGCTGGCGGCACCGTGATTTCGAGTTTAATGAGCAGGGCGATGTGGTTGGGGCCGCAAAGGATTTCACCTACTCGAATGAGCCGCAGTTGTTCAACCTGGAAAACGATATCGGTGAAACCGCCAACCTGATCGATCAATACCCCGAAGTCGTTGCTGAAATGAGGGAACAGTATCGCAATTGGGATCAGCAAATGCCCGGGCCATTGACGCCTGAAGGAAAACCGAAAAAGAAAAAGAAGTGA
- a CDS encoding glycoside hydrolase family 2 protein translates to MRRIIFYLLVLTVGLRAEEFRPEFSTAGFFQTDATVREAINFNVGWRFIKHDVPGAEAAGFDDKDWAVVNLPDGMELLPLAASGGVNYQGPSWYRKHFKVDAALEGKKVMIHFEGIMGKAKIWVNGHLVKENFGGYFPVHLDVTGHLKYGQDNVIAVRADNSNDSDYPPGKPQESLDFTYFGGIYRDVWFITHNDVYVTHPLAVDKVAGGGVFVHYEDVSEKSAQVFVDVDVANDGPEQNVQVQLELKDKNGKTAASGKTELALAFQGSKKTSMAFNVEKPRLWKPDQPHLYNLFVTIKDPSGNVLDTFRNRIGIRTIEMRGPEGLFLNGKPYPQKLIGANRHQDFAHIGHALPNNLHWRDALKLRQTGMRVMRSAHYIQDPAFMDACDELGLFIVTAIPGWQFWNEKPIFMERMLKDVRNLVRLERNRPSVLLWEMIPNETHFPDEFASRSAEATAEEYPYPGCYTATDARTHRTKSQHYFDVLYANDMVPEHPDKSIFKREWGDFVDNWVDHNSISRVAKQWGEVPQIRQSMHYFSEEWVDDGQENEWPSMTMVYGSSPSMFGATLWHSFDHQRGYHPDPFWGGIMDAYRQPKFSYYLFKSLLPTSGLEHVPLVQAEPFVYIAHLMTPFSPEDVIVFTNCEEVKLTLYGKEVGVKKATAENSPVPRVPVVFENVFRHVDARNKNKKGYGKIDQEFVDGAMMKAEGLIDGKIAAEHIRWPVGRKRRLVLKVDDSEIQPVADGSDITPVVAYLVDAGGAVKRLSDEYIRFSIEGEGELVGGAEHGINPQKLLWGEAVALVRSGINPGTIRIRADVLKDGINGPDSAEIEFSTTVSAQPLLYQELPDNGQAKASVFIDESAELKKLREQLRNTQKQLQEYRLNEVGRQQQDFIQ, encoded by the coding sequence ATGCGCAGAATAATTTTTTACTTGCTGGTATTAACAGTTGGATTAAGGGCCGAGGAGTTTCGCCCGGAATTCTCGACCGCCGGTTTTTTCCAGACCGACGCAACGGTGCGGGAAGCGATTAATTTCAATGTCGGTTGGCGCTTTATCAAGCACGATGTTCCGGGCGCGGAAGCCGCCGGGTTTGATGATAAGGATTGGGCGGTGGTAAATCTGCCCGATGGCATGGAGCTGCTGCCGTTGGCGGCAAGCGGTGGCGTCAACTATCAGGGGCCGTCGTGGTACCGCAAGCACTTCAAGGTCGATGCGGCGCTTGAAGGGAAAAAGGTCATGATTCATTTTGAGGGAATCATGGGTAAAGCGAAAATCTGGGTCAACGGCCATCTGGTTAAGGAAAATTTCGGAGGCTATTTCCCTGTCCATCTGGACGTGACCGGGCATTTGAAATACGGGCAGGACAATGTGATCGCCGTGCGTGCGGACAACAGCAACGACTCGGATTATCCGCCGGGAAAGCCGCAGGAATCACTGGACTTTACCTACTTTGGCGGGATTTACCGTGACGTCTGGTTCATTACCCATAACGATGTTTATGTCACGCACCCGCTGGCCGTGGACAAGGTTGCGGGCGGAGGGGTCTTTGTGCATTACGAGGATGTGTCGGAAAAATCCGCGCAGGTTTTTGTGGATGTTGATGTGGCTAACGACGGACCGGAACAAAACGTCCAGGTTCAGTTGGAGCTGAAAGATAAAAATGGAAAAACCGCCGCATCCGGAAAAACGGAGCTCGCACTTGCATTCCAGGGGTCGAAAAAAACATCCATGGCATTTAATGTGGAAAAACCCCGGCTTTGGAAGCCGGATCAACCGCATCTTTATAACCTTTTTGTGACGATCAAAGATCCTTCCGGCAACGTGCTCGACACCTTCCGTAACCGCATCGGCATCCGAACCATCGAGATGCGCGGCCCGGAGGGATTGTTCCTCAATGGGAAACCGTATCCGCAAAAATTGATCGGAGCCAACCGCCATCAGGACTTTGCCCACATCGGTCATGCCCTGCCTAACAACCTGCACTGGCGCGATGCGCTGAAGCTGCGACAAACCGGAATGCGCGTGATGCGTTCGGCGCACTACATCCAGGATCCTGCGTTTATGGATGCCTGTGACGAGCTGGGTCTTTTTATTGTGACCGCCATCCCCGGCTGGCAGTTCTGGAATGAAAAACCCATATTCATGGAGCGGATGCTGAAAGATGTACGCAATCTCGTCCGCCTGGAGCGCAACCGCCCTTCGGTGCTTTTGTGGGAGATGATTCCCAACGAGACGCATTTCCCCGATGAATTTGCCAGCCGCTCTGCGGAGGCGACTGCGGAGGAGTATCCCTATCCCGGCTGCTATACCGCCACGGATGCGCGGACCCACCGGACGAAATCGCAGCATTATTTTGATGTGCTGTATGCCAACGATATGGTTCCGGAGCACCCGGACAAGAGCATCTTTAAACGCGAGTGGGGTGACTTTGTGGATAACTGGGTCGACCACAATTCCATTAGCCGCGTGGCCAAGCAGTGGGGCGAAGTGCCGCAGATCCGCCAGTCGATGCACTACTTCAGCGAAGAGTGGGTGGATGACGGGCAAGAGAACGAGTGGCCCTCCATGACCATGGTGTATGGTTCAAGTCCGTCGATGTTCGGAGCGACGCTCTGGCACTCCTTTGATCACCAGCGTGGATATCACCCCGATCCCTTCTGGGGCGGGATTATGGATGCTTACCGCCAGCCGAAGTTTTCGTATTACCTGTTTAAAAGCCTGCTGCCGACCAGCGGGCTTGAGCATGTTCCGCTGGTTCAGGCCGAGCCGTTTGTTTACATCGCGCATTTGATGACCCCTTTCTCTCCTGAGGATGTGATCGTTTTTACCAATTGCGAAGAGGTTAAACTGACCCTGTATGGAAAAGAGGTCGGGGTGAAGAAGGCTACCGCCGAGAACAGCCCGGTGCCGCGCGTGCCCGTGGTTTTTGAAAACGTTTTCCGCCATGTGGATGCCAGAAACAAAAACAAGAAAGGGTATGGAAAAATCGACCAGGAATTTGTTGATGGTGCCATGATGAAGGCCGAGGGGCTGATTGACGGAAAGATTGCCGCCGAGCACATACGCTGGCCGGTCGGTCGAAAACGCAGGTTGGTATTGAAGGTGGACGACTCCGAGATCCAACCGGTTGCGGACGGCAGTGACATTACCCCGGTGGTGGCCTATCTGGTCGACGCAGGCGGTGCTGTAAAACGCCTGAGTGATGAATATATCCGTTTCAGTATTGAAGGAGAAGGGGAGCTGGTTGGCGGAGCGGAACATGGAATCAACCCGCAAAAGCTGCTCTGGGGCGAAGCCGTGGCGCTGGTTCGTTCGGGGATTAATCCCGGAACCATTAGGATCAGAGCCGACGTGCTGAAGGATGGCATCAATGGGCCAGACAGCGCTGAGATTGAGTTCAGTACCACCGTGTCCGCACAACCGCTGCTTTACCAGGAGCTGCCGGACAATGGCCAGGCCAAGGCTTCTGTCTTTATCGACGAAAGCGCGGAGTTGAAGAAACTACGAGAACAGTTGCGCAACACACAGAAGCAGTTGCAGGAATACCGGCTGAATGAAGTCGGCCGGCAGCAACAGGATTTTATACAATAA